The following are encoded together in the Lagopus muta isolate bLagMut1 chromosome 7, bLagMut1 primary, whole genome shotgun sequence genome:
- the NACAD gene encoding NAC-alpha domain-containing protein 1 isoform X25, whose translation MPGETATSQGLQLEGAPPGDPAAPMPAKEEARPQPEGASYDAAERSPPSKGCPPPPPPPSLLPSDPLDTRIVMGEETHCPPELPPKTPPRHPELPPARLDPDLFFTAPSTPVRTGGPRLKPEEDGGDAESEGLGSPPTSPSGSYMTAEGGSWGSSGTASTSPSCSPNLLAEVPDGEPGPAAFIRRSSSSSSSSEDVAVTSIGQEDEEEEDDDDDEGSGQEEGFRLPHSHMAAPGLIPAALLPFRGSLLFEAEAVEITLVPAQAAAEPLSGEDEEDEDEEEDASTSASFLRSLSETSINEGVDESFAFHDDTSASSDSASYDGEEDERLYGTERHALGGPQMAAATPGDTEPSSEASGDIELHLRGDTAQLDGTGVSAGGSAQHEVALSPSLLEPTDGGEEDVGMEQRAAPEEEEVAMAALAVEADTELMGQAPIEPPSTEVNVEPSDEASVEALAAQISVEPGVEASIEALGAKPVAEASVELTDKAPMEALDVEGDAGETCAEALPAEADVKRVDEALCAEVSVGRMDETLSSSSSEMEEAPSLEPDTTQELDPIPEESPAPQPPVPTEPALLEEEILLEEEVPLAAVMEAQLEAEAGTLQPPCAGETKDPQPNGLGWDTPSLPAANGDRELDAVPAESPEPLCPPEQGDDSGEPQEDVSGHGDGRTDVMPAPLGTPAVGGDVQGDVIEQPLEEDTSLCEDGVASGSESPRVALSDGGSEVTQGVEEPLSPALGDMDEPRAASEDEASSKDVERGQSPERIPGEWDATAASEDSSPELLDTLCSHTDPSFFNPSQDSAGEVAAPGVPSPAPQPCLALCVLPPAPAPPPLHFTASEQEVYVGIPPDPLELLPPPGALLESAEDRRQVASMLQGVFGDLPAPGSPSQAPVELPCPPCAEDEAAAPEPKETPEPSDAGSIQCSPPASLQLDPAPMQGQEPPSKESLLLLSVDPNAKVTVEGEHSLPPPEEVEKEGVKAGSSPVKEEEEVVVVAGSILQEEQEEVVVTAAGSSPMEEEEVEVMVAGSIPQEEEEVMVAGSSPKEEEEEVVMVAGSSPKEEEEEVVMVAGSIPKKEEEEVVMVAGSSPKKEEEEAVMVAGSSPKKEEEEAVMVAGSSPKEEEEEAGSSPKEEEEEAGSSPKEEEAVMVAGSIPQEEEEAVVIVAGSSSTPSLEDDHEGAEATPSLSAAVLPLEPPPEPSSPEDPMPQEPTEAAVPTPELAVPAEAAEPVPKVVAPVAIPLPAPCPQLSKLIQVPPLSSSPLPRLEDTSGLSEATRPEERPSVLPASRKLLEAPEPSPQKEKPRGRKAPAGSKGARGLEAEGGPRRAPRGSVQSESSSSSEAELPYRVPSPAEHLPAIALLEDKAAPRHGEANHKGSCNESESNDESIPELEEPEGAEPRPMQTQAPLTHSLGTGEESISKAKQSRSEKKARKAMSKLGLRQIHGVTRITIRKSKNILFVITKPDVFKSPASDIYIVFGEAKIEDLSQQVHKAAAEKFKVPMEHSPLITETAPALTIKEESEEEEEVDETGLEVRDIELVMAQANVSRPKAVRALRHNNNDIVNAIMELTM comes from the exons ATGCCTGGAGAGACGGCTACGAGtcaggggctgcagctggagggag ccCCCCCAGGGGACCCCGCTGCCCCCATGCCTGCCAAAGAGGAAGCCCGCCCGCAGCCAGAGGGGGCCAGCTATGATGCAGCCGAGCGCAGCCCCCCCTCCaagggctgccccccaccaccGCCGCCTCCATCGTTGCTCCCCTCTGACCCCTTGGACACTCGCATCGTGATGGGCGAAGAGACGCACTGCCCCCCTGAGCTGCCCCCTAAAACACCCCCCCGGCATCCCGAGCTGCCCCCCGCCCGCCTCGACCCTGACCTCTTCTTCACAGCCCCCTCCACCCCGGTGAGGACGGGGGGACCCCGCTTGAAGCCTGAGGAGGATGGAGGGGATGCAGAGAGTGAGGGGCTGGGctctccccccacctccccatcTGGCTCCTACATGACGGCCGAagggggcagctgggggtccTCGGGCACGGCCAGCACGTCGCCCTCCTGCTCGCCCAACCTGCTGGCAGAGGTCCCTGATGGTGAGCCTGGTCCTGCAGCCTTCATCCGCCGCTCCTcgtcctcctcttcctcctcggAGGATGTGGCTGTGACCTCCATAGGGCAGgaggatgaagaagaagaagatgatgatgatgatgaaggCAGCGGGCAGGAGGAAGGCTTCAGGCTGCCCCACTCCCACATGGCTGCCCCTGGGCTCATCCCTGCCGCACTGCTGCCCTTCCGTGGCAGCCTGCTCTTTGAGGCTGAAGCTGTGGAGATCACCCTGGTGCCGGCCCAGGCAGCGGCCGAGCCGCTCTCaggtgaggatgaggaggatgaagatgaagagGAGGACGCCAGCACCTCAGCCTCCTTCCTGCGCTCGCTCTCAGAAACCTCCATCAATGAAGGGGTGGACGAGTCCTTTGCCTTCCACGATGACACCTCGGCCTCCTCTGACTCGGCCTCCTACGACGGTGAGGAGGATGAGCGGCTCTACGGCACTGAGCGCCACGCGCTGGGGGGACCGCAAATGGCCGCCGCCACCCCTGGGGACACCGAGCCTTCCTCAGAGGCCTCTGGGGACATCGAGCTGCATCTGCGTGGTGACACGGCACAGCTGGATGGCACTGGGGTGTCTGCGGGGGGGTCTGCACAGCATGAGGTGGCCCTGAGCCCCTCGCTTCTGGAGCCGACTGATGGCGGTGAGGAGGACGTGGGCATGGAGCAGCGTGCCGCCCCAGAGGAGGAAGAGGTCGCCATGGCGGCCCTCGCTGTGGAAGCTGACACAGAGCTGATGGGCCAGGCCCCCATTGAGCCCCCGAGCACAGAAGTCAACGTGGAACCATCGGATGAGGCGTCTGTCGAGGCCCTTGCTGCACAAATCAGTGTAGAGCCGGGGGTTGAAGCCTCCATTGAGGCCCTCGGTGCAAAGCCGGTGGCTGAGGCCTCTGTGGAGCTGACAGACAAAGCCCCCATGGAGGCCCTCGATGTGGAAGGCGATGCGGGTGAGACCTGCGCTGAGGCCCTCCCTGCAGAAGCTGATGTCAAACGGGTGGATGAGGCCCTCTGTGCTGAAGTCAGCGTGGGACGGATGGATGAGaccctcagctcctcctcctcggAGATGGAGGAGGCTCCCAGCCTGGAGCCTGATACCACGCAGGAGCTGGACCCCATCCCAGAGGAAAGTCCTGCACCGCAGCcccctgtccccacagagccggcactgctggaggaggagatcctgctggaggaggaggtgccACTGGCTGCCGTGATGGAGGCCCAGCTGGAGGCTGAAGCCGGTACCCTGCAGCCCCCCTGTGCTGGGGAGACCAAAGACCCCCAACCCAATGggctgggatgggacacccCGTCCCTGCCCGCTGCCAATGGTGACCGTGAGCTTGATGCTGTCCCGGCAGAGAGCCCTGAGCCTCTGTGTCCACCTGAGCAAGGCGATGACAGTGGGGAACCCCAGGAGGATGTGAGTGGCCATGGGGACGGCAGGACAGATGTCATGCCTGCACCATTGGGGACCCCTGCCGTCGGTGGGGATGTGCAGGGTGATGTCATTGAGCAGCCCCTTGAGGAGGACACGTCGCTCTGTGAGGACGGGGTGGCCTCAGGCAGTGAGTCCCCACGGGTGGCACTGAGTGATGGTGGCAGCGAGGTGACGCAGGGTGTGGAGGAGCCTCTCAGCCCTGCGCTGGGGGATATGGATGAGCCACGTGCTGCCTCTGAGGATGAAGCCTCCAGCAAGGATGTGGAGCGAGGCCAGAGCCCAGAGCGCATCCCTGGTGAGTGGGATGCCACAGCTGCCTCCGAGGACTCGTCCCCAGAACTGCTGGACACCTTGTGCTCCCACACCGACCCCAGCTTCTTCAACCCCTCCCAGGACAGTGCGGGGGAAGTGGCTGCCCCTGGGGTCCCCTCTCcggccccacagccctgcctggccCTCTGCgtgctgcccccagcccctgcACCCCCACCACTTCACTTCACTGCTTCAGAGCAAGAGGTGTACGTGGGGATCCCTCCAGACCCCCTTGAACTGCTCCCACCACCTGGTGCCTTGTTGGAGAGTGCGGAGGACCGCCGGCAAGTGGCCTCCATGCTGCAGGGGGTCTTTGGGGACCTGCCTGCCCCAGGGAGCCCCAGCCAAGCCCCTGTGGAGCTGCCATGTCCTCCCTGTGCTGAGGATGAAGCTGCTGCACCTGAACCCAAAGAGACCCCAGAGCCCAGCGATGCAGGGAGCATCCAGTGTTCTCCCCCAGCCTCGCTGCAGCTGGACCCAGCCCCTATGCAGGGCCAGGAGCCCCCCAGCAAGGAGTCCCTGCTCCTACTCAGTGTAGACCCCAATGCCAAAGTCACGGTGGAGGGGGAGCATTCCCTGCCGCCCCCTgaggaggtggagaaggagggAGTGAAGGCAGGGTCCAGCCCcgtgaaggaggaggaagaggtggtAGTGGTGGCAGGATCCATTCTGCAGGAGGAACaagaggaggtggtggtgacagcagcaggatcCAGCCCcatggaggaggaagaggtggaGGTGATGGTGGCAGGATCCATCcctcaggaggaggaggaggtgatggTGGCAGGATCCAGCCccaaggaggaggaagaggag gtggtGATGGTGGCAGGATCCAGCCccaaggaggaggaagaggag gtggtGATGGTGGCAGGATCCATCCccaagaaggaggaagaggaggtggtGATGGTGGCAGGATCCAGCCccaagaaggaggaagaggaggcagtGATGGTGGCAGGATCCAGCCccaagaaggaggaagaggaggcggTGATGGTGGCAGGATCCAGCCccaaggaggaggaagaggaggcaggATCCAGCCccaaggaggaggaagaggaggcaggATCCAGCCccaaggaggaggaggcggtGATGGTGGCAGGGTCCATCcctcaggaggaggaagaggcagtGGTGATTGTGGCAGGATCCAGCTCCACACCTAGCCTTGAGGATGACCATGAAGGCGCAGAAGCCACTCCCAGCCTCTCAGCGGCTGTTCTGCCCTTGGAACCCCCTCcagagcccagctctccagAGGACCCCATGCCCCAAGAGCCCACCGAAGCTGCAGTGCCCACTCCTGAGCTTGCAGTGCCCGCTGAGGCTGCAGAGCCCGTTCCCAAGGTTGTGGCACCGGTTGCCATCCCGCTGCCTGCTCCCTGTCCACAGCTCTCCAAACTCATCCAAGTgcctcctctctcctcctcgCCGCTGCCACGCTTGGAGGACACCTCAGGGCTCAGCGAGGCCACGCGGCCAGAGGAACGTCCGTCTGTCCTGCCGGCCTCCAGGAAGCTGCTGGAGG CCCCAGAGCCATCCCCACAGAAGGAGAAGCCGAGGGGCAGGAAGGCACCGGCTGGCAGTAAGGGTGCACGAGGGCTGGAGGCAGAGGGGGGACCCCGCCGTGCGCCCCGGGGCTCAGTGCAGTCCGAATCGAGCTCCTCCAGTGAGGCAGAGTTGCCCTACCgtgtccccagccctgctgagcacCTGCCTGCCATCGCTCTGCTTGAGGACAAAGCGGCACCGCGGCACGGTGAGGCCAACCATAAAG GATCGTGCAATGAGTCTGAGAGCAACGATGAGTCCATCCCGGAGCTGGAGGAGCCTGAGGGCGCAGAGCCACGGCCCATGCAGACTCAG GCGCCGCTCACCCACTCGCTGGGCACCGGGGAGGAGAGCATCAGTAAAGCCAAGCAGAGCCGCAGTGAGAAGAAGGCCAGGAAG GCCATGTCCAAGCTGGGACTGAGGCAGATCCACGGTGTCACCCGCATCACCATCCGCAAGTCCAAGAACATCCTCTTTGTCATCACCAAGCCTGATGTCTTCAAGAGCCCTGCATCTGACATCTACATCGTCTTTGGGGAAGCCAAg ATCGAGGACCTGTCGCAGCAGGTGCACAAGGCTGCGGCTGAGAAGTTCAAGGTGCCCATGGAGCACTCCCCACTGATCACAGAGACGGCGCCTGCGCTCACCATCAAGGAGGAGAGcgaggaggaagaagag GTGGATGAGACAGGATTGGAAGTGCGGGACATAGAGCTGGTCATGGCCCAGGCCAACGTCTCGCGCCCCAAAGCCGTGCGGGCACTCAGGCACAACAATAATGACATTGTCAATGCCATCATG GAGCTGACCATGTAG
- the NACAD gene encoding NAC-alpha domain-containing protein 1 isoform X6: MPGETATSQGLQLEGAPPGDPAAPMPAKEEARPQPEGASYDAAERSPPSKGCPPPPPPPSLLPSDPLDTRIVMGEETHCPPELPPKTPPRHPELPPARLDPDLFFTAPSTPVRTGGPRLKPEEDGGDAESEGLGSPPTSPSGSYMTAEGGSWGSSGTASTSPSCSPNLLAEVPDGEPGPAAFIRRSSSSSSSSEDVAVTSIGQEDEEEEDDDDDEGSGQEEGFRLPHSHMAAPGLIPAALLPFRGSLLFEAEAVEITLVPAQAAAEPLSGEDEEDEDEEEDASTSASFLRSLSETSINEGVDESFAFHDDTSASSDSASYDGEEDERLYGTERHALGGPQMAAATPGDTEPSSEASGDIELHLRGDTAQLDGTGVSAGGSAQHEVALSPSLLEPTDGGEEDVGMEQRAAPEEEEVAMAALAVEADTELMGQAPIEPPSTEVNVEPSDEASVEALAAQISVEPGVEASIEALGAKPVAEASVELTDKAPMEALDVEGDAGETCAEALPAEADVKRVDEALCAEVSVGRMDETLSSSSSEMEEAPSLEPDTTQELDPIPEESPAPQPPVPTEPALLEEEILLEEEVPLAAVMEAQLEAEAGTLQPPCAGETKDPQPNGLGWDTPSLPAANGDRELDAVPAESPEPLCPPEQGDDSGEPQEDVSGHGDGRTDVMPAPLGTPAVGGDVQGDVIEQPLEEDTSLCEDGVASGSESPRVALSDGGSEVTQGVEEPLSPALGDMDEPRAASEDEASSKDVERGQSPERIPGEWDATAASEDSSPELLDTLCSHTDPSFFNPSQDSAGEVAAPGVPSPAPQPCLALCVLPPAPAPPPLHFTASEQEVYVGIPPDPLELLPPPGALLESAEDRRQVASMLQGVFGDLPAPGSPSQAPVELPCPPCAEDEAAAPEPKETPEPSDAGSIQCSPPASLQLDPAPMQGQEPPSKESLLLLSVDPNAKVTVEGEHSLPPPEEVEKEGVKAGSSPVKEEEEVVVVAGSILQEEQEEVVVTAAGSSPMEEEEVEVMVAGSIPQEEEEVMVAGSSPKEEEEEVVMVAGSSPKKEEEEAVMVAGSSPKKEEEEVVMVAGSIPKEEEEEVVMVAGSSPKEEEEEVVMVAGSIPKEEEEEVVMVAGSSPKKEEEEAVMVAGSSPKKEEEEAVMVAGSSPKEEEEEAGSSPKEEEEEAGSSPKEEEAVMVAGSIPQEEEEAVVIVAGSSSTPSLEDDHEGAEATPSLSAAVLPLEPPPEPSSPEDPMPQEPTEAAVPTPELAVPAEAAEPVPKVVAPVAIPLPAPCPQLSKLIQVPPLSSSPLPRLEDTSGLSEATRPEERPSVLPASRKLLEAPEPSPQKEKPRGRKAPAGSKGARGLEAEGGPRRAPRGSVQSESSSSSEAELPYRVPSPAEHLPAIALLEDKAAPRHGEANHKGSCNESESNDESIPELEEPEGAEPRPMQTQAPLTHSLGTGEESISKAKQSRSEKKARKAMSKLGLRQIHGVTRITIRKSKNILFVITKPDVFKSPASDIYIVFGEAKIEDLSQQVHKAAAEKFKVPMEHSPLITETAPALTIKEESEEEEEVDETGLEVRDIELVMAQANVSRPKAVRALRHNNNDIVNAIMELTM, from the exons ATGCCTGGAGAGACGGCTACGAGtcaggggctgcagctggagggag ccCCCCCAGGGGACCCCGCTGCCCCCATGCCTGCCAAAGAGGAAGCCCGCCCGCAGCCAGAGGGGGCCAGCTATGATGCAGCCGAGCGCAGCCCCCCCTCCaagggctgccccccaccaccGCCGCCTCCATCGTTGCTCCCCTCTGACCCCTTGGACACTCGCATCGTGATGGGCGAAGAGACGCACTGCCCCCCTGAGCTGCCCCCTAAAACACCCCCCCGGCATCCCGAGCTGCCCCCCGCCCGCCTCGACCCTGACCTCTTCTTCACAGCCCCCTCCACCCCGGTGAGGACGGGGGGACCCCGCTTGAAGCCTGAGGAGGATGGAGGGGATGCAGAGAGTGAGGGGCTGGGctctccccccacctccccatcTGGCTCCTACATGACGGCCGAagggggcagctgggggtccTCGGGCACGGCCAGCACGTCGCCCTCCTGCTCGCCCAACCTGCTGGCAGAGGTCCCTGATGGTGAGCCTGGTCCTGCAGCCTTCATCCGCCGCTCCTcgtcctcctcttcctcctcggAGGATGTGGCTGTGACCTCCATAGGGCAGgaggatgaagaagaagaagatgatgatgatgatgaaggCAGCGGGCAGGAGGAAGGCTTCAGGCTGCCCCACTCCCACATGGCTGCCCCTGGGCTCATCCCTGCCGCACTGCTGCCCTTCCGTGGCAGCCTGCTCTTTGAGGCTGAAGCTGTGGAGATCACCCTGGTGCCGGCCCAGGCAGCGGCCGAGCCGCTCTCaggtgaggatgaggaggatgaagatgaagagGAGGACGCCAGCACCTCAGCCTCCTTCCTGCGCTCGCTCTCAGAAACCTCCATCAATGAAGGGGTGGACGAGTCCTTTGCCTTCCACGATGACACCTCGGCCTCCTCTGACTCGGCCTCCTACGACGGTGAGGAGGATGAGCGGCTCTACGGCACTGAGCGCCACGCGCTGGGGGGACCGCAAATGGCCGCCGCCACCCCTGGGGACACCGAGCCTTCCTCAGAGGCCTCTGGGGACATCGAGCTGCATCTGCGTGGTGACACGGCACAGCTGGATGGCACTGGGGTGTCTGCGGGGGGGTCTGCACAGCATGAGGTGGCCCTGAGCCCCTCGCTTCTGGAGCCGACTGATGGCGGTGAGGAGGACGTGGGCATGGAGCAGCGTGCCGCCCCAGAGGAGGAAGAGGTCGCCATGGCGGCCCTCGCTGTGGAAGCTGACACAGAGCTGATGGGCCAGGCCCCCATTGAGCCCCCGAGCACAGAAGTCAACGTGGAACCATCGGATGAGGCGTCTGTCGAGGCCCTTGCTGCACAAATCAGTGTAGAGCCGGGGGTTGAAGCCTCCATTGAGGCCCTCGGTGCAAAGCCGGTGGCTGAGGCCTCTGTGGAGCTGACAGACAAAGCCCCCATGGAGGCCCTCGATGTGGAAGGCGATGCGGGTGAGACCTGCGCTGAGGCCCTCCCTGCAGAAGCTGATGTCAAACGGGTGGATGAGGCCCTCTGTGCTGAAGTCAGCGTGGGACGGATGGATGAGaccctcagctcctcctcctcggAGATGGAGGAGGCTCCCAGCCTGGAGCCTGATACCACGCAGGAGCTGGACCCCATCCCAGAGGAAAGTCCTGCACCGCAGCcccctgtccccacagagccggcactgctggaggaggagatcctgctggaggaggaggtgccACTGGCTGCCGTGATGGAGGCCCAGCTGGAGGCTGAAGCCGGTACCCTGCAGCCCCCCTGTGCTGGGGAGACCAAAGACCCCCAACCCAATGggctgggatgggacacccCGTCCCTGCCCGCTGCCAATGGTGACCGTGAGCTTGATGCTGTCCCGGCAGAGAGCCCTGAGCCTCTGTGTCCACCTGAGCAAGGCGATGACAGTGGGGAACCCCAGGAGGATGTGAGTGGCCATGGGGACGGCAGGACAGATGTCATGCCTGCACCATTGGGGACCCCTGCCGTCGGTGGGGATGTGCAGGGTGATGTCATTGAGCAGCCCCTTGAGGAGGACACGTCGCTCTGTGAGGACGGGGTGGCCTCAGGCAGTGAGTCCCCACGGGTGGCACTGAGTGATGGTGGCAGCGAGGTGACGCAGGGTGTGGAGGAGCCTCTCAGCCCTGCGCTGGGGGATATGGATGAGCCACGTGCTGCCTCTGAGGATGAAGCCTCCAGCAAGGATGTGGAGCGAGGCCAGAGCCCAGAGCGCATCCCTGGTGAGTGGGATGCCACAGCTGCCTCCGAGGACTCGTCCCCAGAACTGCTGGACACCTTGTGCTCCCACACCGACCCCAGCTTCTTCAACCCCTCCCAGGACAGTGCGGGGGAAGTGGCTGCCCCTGGGGTCCCCTCTCcggccccacagccctgcctggccCTCTGCgtgctgcccccagcccctgcACCCCCACCACTTCACTTCACTGCTTCAGAGCAAGAGGTGTACGTGGGGATCCCTCCAGACCCCCTTGAACTGCTCCCACCACCTGGTGCCTTGTTGGAGAGTGCGGAGGACCGCCGGCAAGTGGCCTCCATGCTGCAGGGGGTCTTTGGGGACCTGCCTGCCCCAGGGAGCCCCAGCCAAGCCCCTGTGGAGCTGCCATGTCCTCCCTGTGCTGAGGATGAAGCTGCTGCACCTGAACCCAAAGAGACCCCAGAGCCCAGCGATGCAGGGAGCATCCAGTGTTCTCCCCCAGCCTCGCTGCAGCTGGACCCAGCCCCTATGCAGGGCCAGGAGCCCCCCAGCAAGGAGTCCCTGCTCCTACTCAGTGTAGACCCCAATGCCAAAGTCACGGTGGAGGGGGAGCATTCCCTGCCGCCCCCTgaggaggtggagaaggagggAGTGAAGGCAGGGTCCAGCCCcgtgaaggaggaggaagaggtggtAGTGGTGGCAGGATCCATTCTGCAGGAGGAACaagaggaggtggtggtgacagcagcaggatcCAGCCCcatggaggaggaagaggtggaGGTGATGGTGGCAGGATCCATCcctcaggaggaggaggaggtgatggTGGCAGGATCCAGCCccaaggaggaggaagaggaggtggtGATGGTGGCAGGATCCAGCCccaagaaggaggaagaggaggcagtGATGGTGGCAGGATCCAGCCccaagaaggaggaagaggaggtggtGATGGTGGCAGGATCCATCCccaaggaggaggaagaggaggtggtGATGGTGGCAGGATCCAGCCccaaggaggaggaagaggaggtggtGATGGTGGCAGGATCCATCCccaaggaggaggaagaggag gtggtGATGGTGGCAGGATCCAGCCccaagaaggaggaagaggaggcagtGATGGTGGCAGGATCCAGCCccaagaaggaggaagaggaggcggTGATGGTGGCAGGATCCAGCCccaaggaggaggaagaggaggcaggATCCAGCCccaaggaggaggaagaggaggcaggATCCAGCCccaaggaggaggaggcggtGATGGTGGCAGGGTCCATCcctcaggaggaggaagaggcagtGGTGATTGTGGCAGGATCCAGCTCCACACCTAGCCTTGAGGATGACCATGAAGGCGCAGAAGCCACTCCCAGCCTCTCAGCGGCTGTTCTGCCCTTGGAACCCCCTCcagagcccagctctccagAGGACCCCATGCCCCAAGAGCCCACCGAAGCTGCAGTGCCCACTCCTGAGCTTGCAGTGCCCGCTGAGGCTGCAGAGCCCGTTCCCAAGGTTGTGGCACCGGTTGCCATCCCGCTGCCTGCTCCCTGTCCACAGCTCTCCAAACTCATCCAAGTgcctcctctctcctcctcgCCGCTGCCACGCTTGGAGGACACCTCAGGGCTCAGCGAGGCCACGCGGCCAGAGGAACGTCCGTCTGTCCTGCCGGCCTCCAGGAAGCTGCTGGAGG CCCCAGAGCCATCCCCACAGAAGGAGAAGCCGAGGGGCAGGAAGGCACCGGCTGGCAGTAAGGGTGCACGAGGGCTGGAGGCAGAGGGGGGACCCCGCCGTGCGCCCCGGGGCTCAGTGCAGTCCGAATCGAGCTCCTCCAGTGAGGCAGAGTTGCCCTACCgtgtccccagccctgctgagcacCTGCCTGCCATCGCTCTGCTTGAGGACAAAGCGGCACCGCGGCACGGTGAGGCCAACCATAAAG GATCGTGCAATGAGTCTGAGAGCAACGATGAGTCCATCCCGGAGCTGGAGGAGCCTGAGGGCGCAGAGCCACGGCCCATGCAGACTCAG GCGCCGCTCACCCACTCGCTGGGCACCGGGGAGGAGAGCATCAGTAAAGCCAAGCAGAGCCGCAGTGAGAAGAAGGCCAGGAAG GCCATGTCCAAGCTGGGACTGAGGCAGATCCACGGTGTCACCCGCATCACCATCCGCAAGTCCAAGAACATCCTCTTTGTCATCACCAAGCCTGATGTCTTCAAGAGCCCTGCATCTGACATCTACATCGTCTTTGGGGAAGCCAAg ATCGAGGACCTGTCGCAGCAGGTGCACAAGGCTGCGGCTGAGAAGTTCAAGGTGCCCATGGAGCACTCCCCACTGATCACAGAGACGGCGCCTGCGCTCACCATCAAGGAGGAGAGcgaggaggaagaagag GTGGATGAGACAGGATTGGAAGTGCGGGACATAGAGCTGGTCATGGCCCAGGCCAACGTCTCGCGCCCCAAAGCCGTGCGGGCACTCAGGCACAACAATAATGACATTGTCAATGCCATCATG GAGCTGACCATGTAG